In Candidatus Neomarinimicrobiota bacterium, a single window of DNA contains:
- a CDS encoding S41 family peptidase → MKAFGSIPMLLAMMLSFACSDLLVEEATSDQHLADFDMTWDIVNTRYVYLDWKQIDWDSLRTVYRPRTAAAQGDEFYQVLHDLLAELKDGHVYYQTEGGGQVYPYFPTPRMLRDRHAYSPYVVRTYFDRELRVTEGGGFEYEILPGNIGYLWISSYQSEGFETHFATALAYLRNTDGLIIDDRGGSGGNRPIVWHAVGRFITTSIDSLFFYDAAGNEYQWPAIDPVGSFQYTKPVVVIINGSSYSASEHFADLMKLRPNTTVIGDTTGGGSGGSEETGYFAARHTLPSGKKVNIPTIDVRRWDGLPWETIGVPPQIRVPQTAEDIKRGQDKQLEYAIDLLQ, encoded by the coding sequence ATGAAAGCATTCGGATCGATCCCGATGCTCCTGGCGATGATGCTGTCCTTTGCCTGCAGTGACCTGCTGGTGGAAGAGGCCACCTCCGATCAGCACCTGGCAGACTTCGACATGACCTGGGACATCGTCAACACCCGCTACGTCTACCTGGACTGGAAGCAGATCGATTGGGACTCGCTCCGGACCGTGTACCGTCCACGCACCGCAGCTGCCCAGGGTGACGAGTTCTACCAGGTGCTCCACGATCTGCTGGCCGAGTTGAAAGACGGCCACGTGTACTATCAGACCGAGGGCGGCGGCCAGGTGTATCCCTATTTCCCCACACCCCGCATGCTGCGGGACCGCCATGCGTACAGTCCCTACGTGGTGCGGACCTATTTCGACCGGGAGCTGCGGGTGACCGAGGGCGGCGGATTCGAATACGAAATCCTGCCGGGAAACATCGGCTACCTATGGATATCCTCGTATCAATCAGAAGGCTTCGAGACCCATTTCGCCACCGCGCTGGCCTACCTGCGTAACACCGACGGCCTGATCATCGATGACCGGGGCGGTTCGGGAGGCAACCGACCTATCGTTTGGCACGCGGTGGGCCGGTTTATAACCACTTCCATTGACAGCTTATTTTTCTATGATGCAGCGGGCAACGAATACCAATGGCCGGCTATCGATCCGGTGGGATCCTTTCAGTACACCAAGCCCGTAGTCGTCATCATTAACGGATCGAGCTACAGCGCCAGTGAACACTTTGCCGACCTGATGAAGCTACGGCCGAATACCACCGTGATCGGGGACACGACCGGTGGCGGTTCGGGAGGTTCTGAAGAAACCGGTTACTTTGCCGCCCGCCACACGCTGCCCAGCGGAAAAAAGGTGAATATCCCCACCATTGATGTGCGCCGGTGGGACGGCCTGCCGTGGGAGACCATCGGCGTGCCGCCCCAGATCCGGGTGCCCCAGACGGCCGAGGACATCAAGCGGGGGCAGGACAAGCAGCTGGAATATGCCATCGACCTGCTGCAGTAG